Proteins co-encoded in one Coregonus clupeaformis isolate EN_2021a chromosome 5, ASM2061545v1, whole genome shotgun sequence genomic window:
- the LOC121562849 gene encoding cytochrome c oxidase subunit 7A2, mitochondrial-like isoform X1 has translation MNHLLLSHPMLAQDNMADFVTVRSYQKLPRLATRAFSTTTKQMKNKVPDHQKLFQADNDLPVHIKGGTTDVLLYRLTMTITLAGTGYSLFWILCACQPKGK, from the exons CTTTCACATCCTATGCTGGCACAGGATAACATGGCTGATTTTGTGACTGTGAGATCCTATCAGAAGCTGCCTAGGTTGGCTACCAGAGCCTTCAGCACAACAACCAAACAGATGAAGAACAAGGTGCCAGATCATCAGAAGCTATTCCAG GCGGACAACGACTTGCCAGTCCACATCAAGGGAGGGACCACTGATGTCCTTCTCTACCGTCTAACAATGACCATCACCCTCGCAG GCACTGGATACTCCTTATTCTGGATTCTATGTGCCTGTCAGCCTAAGGGCAAATGA
- the LOC121562849 gene encoding cytochrome c oxidase subunit 7A2, mitochondrial-like isoform X3, with the protein MNHLLKLPRLATRAFSTTTKQMKNKVPDHQKLFQADNDLPVHIKGGTTDVLLYRLTMTITLAGTGYSLFWILCACQPKGK; encoded by the exons AAGCTGCCTAGGTTGGCTACCAGAGCCTTCAGCACAACAACCAAACAGATGAAGAACAAGGTGCCAGATCATCAGAAGCTATTCCAG GCGGACAACGACTTGCCAGTCCACATCAAGGGAGGGACCACTGATGTCCTTCTCTACCGTCTAACAATGACCATCACCCTCGCAG GCACTGGATACTCCTTATTCTGGATTCTATGTGCCTGTCAGCCTAAGGGCAAATGA
- the LOC121562849 gene encoding cytochrome c oxidase subunit 7A2, mitochondrial-like isoform X2, translated as MNHLLDNMADFVTVRSYQKLPRLATRAFSTTTKQMKNKVPDHQKLFQADNDLPVHIKGGTTDVLLYRLTMTITLAGTGYSLFWILCACQPKGK; from the exons GATAACATGGCTGATTTTGTGACTGTGAGATCCTATCAGAAGCTGCCTAGGTTGGCTACCAGAGCCTTCAGCACAACAACCAAACAGATGAAGAACAAGGTGCCAGATCATCAGAAGCTATTCCAG GCGGACAACGACTTGCCAGTCCACATCAAGGGAGGGACCACTGATGTCCTTCTCTACCGTCTAACAATGACCATCACCCTCGCAG GCACTGGATACTCCTTATTCTGGATTCTATGTGCCTGTCAGCCTAAGGGCAAATGA